The genomic DNA GGGTGCCGGCGGCACCGTCGCCGGGGCGGCACGGCGTACGCGGACGGCGCAGCGCAGGCCGGCGGCGACCGCGACGGACTCGGCCGCGCGCCACAGCCAGGCCTCGCCGCGCGCCAGCAGCCAGGCGGTGGCCAGGGTGGCGACGACGTGCGCGACCCACATGAGCCAACCCGGACCGGGCATGTCCATGGCCGGTCCGGAGGTGGCGGCCTGCAGGGCCTCGGGGGTGAGTCCGGGCGCGTGCAGCGGCCCCACGTGGTGCGCGGGCGCGGCGAGGTGGACGTGGGTGGCGCTGGAGGCGACGGTGAAGATCGTGTGCAGCAGCACCTGCTCCCCGGCGAGCAGCAGGGCCAGCACGCCGAAGCCGCAACGACGAGCGGTCAGCAGCGTGGCCACGAGGCCGAGCACCACCGCGGCGACGAACAGCACCCCGGGTCCCGGCAGCGAACCGCCACCGACCAGGTGCGCGCCGGCGGCCAGCAGCAGCGAACCCCCGCCCAGCGCGCCGGCCCGGGCCAGGCGCACGCGCCCGCCCGCCGGGCCCACCACGCGCGCGCTCACCCGGAACAGCATAGGGAGCGCGGGCGGACGCTCACGGCAGCGCGAGCACCACCTCGAAGGTCCGGGCGCCCGGCCACAGGGCGTGCTCGGGCAGCACGTCCATGCCGCAGGCGCGGCTGCCGACGCCGTGCACCGCGTCGTCGACGAACAGGTGCGTCCGGGTCGGGGCCGGGAGCTCGTACGGGTGCCGCGCGGCGTCGACCTGCTGCGGGGTCCACGGGCTGAGGGTGAAGCCGGGCCGATGCCCGTCGGCGGTCGGGCGGGTGCGCACCACGAGGCGTGAGGCATCGCCGTCGGCCAGGACGAGCTCGCGCAGCGCCGCCCGGTGGCCGGTCTCCTGCGGCCGGGAGTAGTGCACGCCCAGCTCCTCCAGCCCGGCGGCGAACCGCCCGACCACCGCGGCGTCGTGGGTGTCGGGATAGCTCTCGGCCGGGCCCGTCCCGAACCACTCCGCGCGGTCGAGCGTGGCCGGCAGGTCGAGCCGTACGCCCACCCGCGGCCAGGTGCAGTCCCAGGCCGGGTCGGGCTGGACCTCGACCCGCAGCAGCAGGCCCTCGTCGACGACCCGCCAGCGGTAGGTCACCTCGACCCCCAGCGCCCGCGTCGCGGCACCGACCCGCACCCGGACCTCGGCCTCCTCGCGCCCGGCGTCGCCCCCGGTGCGCACCGAGCGGACGCGGTGCACCAGGCGATCGAGCCCGCGCTCGCGCCAGCGTGCCGCCGACGACGGGCCGGGCGCGCCCTCCCCGAGGGTGTCCTCCGGGGCACCCAGCTCGTACGAGCCGCGGTCGTCGCTCCGGTCGTTGTCGGTGGGCGCGCGCCAGAGCTCGAGCCGGGGGCCGGAGACCTCGAGGTCGCCGACGCGCGTGAGCAGACCGGTCGCGAGGTCGAGCTCGGCCGGCCCGAGGCGCAGCGACCCCGAACGGTCCGCGGGCGACAGGGCCGTCGGCGACCAGGGCCGCTCGACGCCCACCCCGAGCCGCGCGGACGCCGGGGTGAGGTCCCACTGCGCGCTCGCGACCACGTGGCCCGCGGGCGCCCAGGCCGTGTCGTCGGCCAGCTCGACGCGGACGGTCAGCCACGTCTCGACCCCGGGCGTCGGGTCGGCCTCGAGCAGGGCGCCCGGCAGCGACACGGCCGCGGTCTCCCCGGCCTCGACGGGCAGCGCGTCGACGCGCACGGCCTCGTCCGGCACGCCATTCACCTCGCGCACCCCGACCAGCCGCAGCCCCTCGGTCGTCGCGGAGTGCCGCCGGTTGCGCACGTGGAGCGTCGACCCCTCGCGCTCGAGGCGCACCGGCGCGTTGACCGCCGCCCACTCGGCCAGCCCGGGCGTGGGCGTGCCGTCGGGCAGCACCATCCCGTCCATGACGAAGTTGCCGTCGTGCACGACCTCGCCGAAGTCGCTGCCGTACGCGAAGTAGTCGGTGCCGTCCGCGTTGCGGGCCAGCAGGCCGTGGTCGCGCCACTCCCAGACGAAGCCGCCGTGCAGGCGCGGGTGCTCCTCGAACAGGTCGTCGTAGGTCTTGATCCCGCCCGGCCCGTTGCCCATCGCGTGCACGTACTCGCAGAGCACGAGCGGCTTCGAGCGGACCCGCGCGGCCTCCGCGGCCGAGTGCAGGTAGCTGACGAAGCCCGACCCCGAGCCGATCGCGGCCGTCTCGGCGTAGTTCGGGTACATCCGTGAGTAGAGGTCGGTGTACGCGGCGCTGTGGTCGCCCTCGTAGTGGACCGGGCGGCTGGGGTCGCGCCGGTGCACCCACTCGGCCATCGCCGCGAGGTTGCGGCCGGTCCAGGCCTCGTTGCCGAGGGACCACACGACGATGCTCGGGTGGTTCAGGTCGCGCTCGACCGTGCGCTCGATGCGGTCGAGGTAGGCCTCGGTCCACGCGGGGTCGTCGCTCGGGTTGCCCACCCAGTCGTCGAGGACGAAGCCGTGTGTCTCGAGGTCGCACTCGAGCACGACCCAGAAGCCGAGCTCGTCGGCGAGGTCGAGCACGCGCGGGTGCGGCGGGTAGTGGCTGGTGCGGATGGCGTTGACGTTTGCGCGCTTCATCGCGAGCAGGTCCTCGCGGGCGAAGTCCTCGTCGAACATCCGCCCCCGGACGGGGTGCGTCTCGTGGCGGTTCATGCCGCGGAAGACCAGCCGGTCGCCGTTCACCAGCAGCCGGTCGCCGACCACGGCCACGTCCCGGAACCCCACCCGCAGGCTCACCGTCTCCCCGGTCGAGGTGACCGTCGCCGCGTACAGGCGGGGCGACTCGGCGGTCCAGGGCTCGACCTCGCCGACCTCGAAGGCGCGTAGCTCGGCGGCCGAGGCGAAGGTGCGCTCCACGCCCAGCTCGGGCACGCGGACGGTCACGGGGAAGGCCTCGGGGGCGGCCAGCAGCCGGGGGTCCAGCGAACCCCGACCCGACGTCCGCGACGCCGGCGCGTACGCCGCGTGGAGCCAGACGTGGTCGAGCGAGCCGACGGGTCGCGCCAGCAGCGTCACCGAGCGGAAGATGCCGGGCAGCCACCACTGGTCCTGGTCCTCGACATAGCTCGCGGCCGACCACTGGTGCACGCGCACGGCGAGCACGTTGGTGCCCGGGCGCAGCGCGTCGGTGACGTCGAGCTCCTGCACCAGCCGGCTGCCCTTCCCGACGCCGATCTCGGCGCCGTTCAGCCACACGCGGTAGAGCGACTCGACGCCGTCGAAGCGGAGCAGCGTCCGCGTCCCGGCGTGCGTCTCGTCGCCGACCCACGCCGGGGCCTCGAACGTGCGCCGGTGGTCCCCGGTCGGGTTCTCGTCGGGCACGTGCGGCGGGTCGAGCGGGAAGGGGTACTGCACGTTGGTGTAGATCGGTGCGCCGTAGCGCTGCTCGCCGGACGGGTCGCCGTGCAGCACCCAGTGCGACGGCACCGGCAGCGTGTCCCAGGGCCCGTCGTCGTACGCCGGGTCGGCGAAGGTCGCGTCGAGGCCGACGGGGGAGGGCGACCACCGGAAACGCCAGTCGCCGTCGAGGCTGAGGGAGGGCGCGTCGGTCTCCACCCACGCCCGCGCGGGGCTCCGTCGCCCGGTGCCGGGACCCGTGTCCTCGAGGTACGCCAGGTCGTCGGTCAGCACGGGCTCGTCCACGGCTTCGACGTTAGCGCCCGTGGCAGGTAGGCTTCCGTGGCCGTCGGGCAACCGACGCGCACCAGCTTTCCAGTACACGTCCGGGGCCAGGCTGTCTCGGTTACGAGAGGGTCACCCGTGGGTTCGGTCATCAAGAAGCGGCGCAAGCGCATGGCGAAGAAGAAGCACCGCAAGCTCCTCAAGAAGACGCGCATCCAGCGTCGTCGCGCGGGCAAGTAGCCAGCAGCACCAGCCTGCCGTGACGGGTTTCGCGAGCGCTAGCGAGTGGAACCCCGCGGGGGGTGTGGGGGGTCGTCCCCCCTCCTGGAAGGGTTTCGCGAGCGCGAGCGAGTGGAACCCCGCGGGGGGTGTGGGGGGTCGTCCCCCCTCCTGGAAGGGTTTCGCGAGCGCGAGCGAGTGGAACCCCGCGGGGGGTGTGGGGGGTCGTCCCCCCTCCTGGAAGGGTTTCGCGAGCGCGAGCGAGTGGAACCCCGCGGGGGGTGTGGGGGGTCGTCCCCCCTCCTGGAAGGGTTTCGCGAGCGCGAGCGAGTGGAACCCCGCGGGGGTGTGGGGGGTCGTCCCCCCTCATGAGTCAGTCCCGTACGGTCCTGGTCACGGGGGCTTCCCGTGACCTGGCCGCGCGTTTCGCCCGCTCCCTCGCCGCGGACCCGGCCTTCGAGGTCGTCGGGGTCGACCTGACCCCGCCGCGCCACGACCTGGGGCGGGCCTCCTTCGTCCGCGCGGACATCCGCAGCCCGGCCGTCGGCCGGCTCGTGGAGGCGCGCGCCGTCGACACGGTCGTGCACCTGGCCGTCGTCGCGGCGCCCGCCGGCCGCTCCTCGCGCGAGCTGGCGAAGGAGATCAACGTCATCGGGACGTTGCAGCTGCTGGCGGCCTGCCAGCGCGCCACGACGTTCCGCAAGCTCGTGGTCCAGAGCTCGGTGTCGGTCTACGGCGCCTCGCCACGCGACCCCGCCTCGTTCACCGAGGACGACACGGCGCGCGTGTCGCCGCGCACCGGCTTCGGCAAGGACACGATCGAGATCGAGTCCTACGTCCGCGGCTTCGCCCGGCGTCGGCCCGACGCCGTCGTCACGACCCTGCGGATGGCCGCGCTGATGGGCGCCGGCGTCCACAGCCGCATCGCCCGCTACCTCGCGCTGCCCGTGGTGCCGCGCGTGCTGGGCTTCGACGCCCGGCTCCAGTTCCTCCACCCCGACGACGCGGTCGCCGCGCTCGAGCACGCGGTGCGCGACGACGTGCCCGGCACGTTCAACGTCGCCGCCCCCGACGTCGTCACCCTCGGCCAGGCGCTGCGGCGGATGGGTCGTCCTACCGTCGGGGTCCCGCGGGGGAGCGCGCCGCTCGTGGCGTCGCTGTTCCGGTCCTGGCGCGCCGCCGACTTCTCCTCCGACCAGATCGACGCCCTGACCTACGGTCGGGTCATGGACACGTCGCGGTTCGAGGCGACCGGCTTCGCGCCCACCCGCTCCAGCGCGGACGCGCTCGCGGAGTTCGTCGCGTCGTCGAGCCCCGGCCTGCTGGCCGCCGACCGGGTCGAGGGCGCGCTGGCCACCGTCGCCCGCGTCGCCCGCCGGGTCGAGGACCGGGCGGACGAGCGTGCCTGACGCGGAGGTCGTGCGGCTCGACGACCGGGCCGACCGGCGTCGCGGCGGCGAGGAGCCCCCGGCCGATGCCCCGACGCGGCGCGGGCTCGCGGCGCGCCTGCTCGCCGCCCTCGGGCTCGACCCGACCGCGGACAGCGACGCGCTGGCCGCCTTCCTGCGCGGCCGTCTGGAGGGCGACTACCCGGTCGACGAGTTCGGCTTCGACGTCGAGCTGACCGAGCAGGTCTTCCTGCCGCTGCTGCGCCCGCTCGTCCGGTCGTGGTTCCGCGTGGAGCTGCGCGGCGCGGAGAACCTGCCGACCGACGGACCGGCGCTGCTGGTGTCCAACCACGCCGGCGCGCTGCCGCTCGACGGGATGGTGCTGCACAGCGTCGTCTTCGACGCGATCGGGCGGCACCCCCGCATGCTCGGTGCCGACCTGATCTTCTCCACGCCGTTCTCCGCCGACCTCGCGCGCAAGACCGGGACCACGCTGGCCTGCCCCGAGGACGCCGAGCGGCTGCTGCGGGCGGGGGAGCTGGTCTCGGTGTTCCCCGAGGGCTTCAAGGGGCTCGGCAAGCGCTACGCCGACCGCTACAAGCTGCAGCGCTTCGGCCGCGGCGGCTTCGTGTCGACCGCTGTCCGCGCCTCGGTGCCGATCATCCCGGTCTCGGTCGTCGGTTCGGAGGAGATCTACCCGCTGCTCGGGCGGCTCCCGACGCTGGCCCGCGCGCTCGGCTGGCCGTACTTCCCCCTCACGCCGACGTTCCCGTGGCTCGGGCCGCTCGGGATGGTGCCGCTGCCCAGCAAGTGGGTGATCGAGGTCGGCGAGGCGATCGCCACCGACGAGCTGCCGCCCGGCGCCGCCGACGACCCGATGGTCGTCTTCGACGTCACCGACCAGGTCCGCGAGACCATCCAGCAGACCCTCTACGCGCTGCTGATGCAGCGCCGCGGCACCTTCTTCTGAGCGCGGCGGTCCCCTGACGTGTACGGCCCCCTCGCCCTCCTCGTGCTGGCCGTCGCCGTGTTCTCGGCCGGCGTCGTCCGGCACCGGGTCCGCGGTGCCGGTGCCGCACCTCCGGGTCCGGGCGGCCTCGACCTGGACCAGCTGCAGGGCTTCGTCTTCGTCGGCGCCGCCACGCTCGTGCTCCTGGCCGCCGGCGTCCTCGTCCTCGGCCTGGCCGGTCGTGGGGGCCAGGCCGAGGCCGCCGGCGTGCTGGGCCTGATCGCGTACCTGCTCTACCTGCTCATCGCCGTCGGGCTCATCCGGCGCACCGCCCGCCGTGCGGCGCGACGGGCGCAGCCGTGGGAGCCGCCGCCCGCCTGGTCCGAGCAGGACGCCGGCTAGGGACGGCGAGGGCCGTGCGTCCGGTGGTCAGCCGCGACGCACGCGCCGGGTCACGGCCACGCCGGTCGCGACCGCGCCCGCCACCGCACCGGTGACCCCGGCCCCGAGGAGGCCGAGCCGCGCCGCGCGCCGGCCGGTGCGGAAGTCGCGGACCTGCCAGTCCTGCTCCTCGGCGTGCGCCGCGAGGCGGCGGTCCGGGTTGATCGCGCAGGCGTGCCCGACGATCGAGAGCATCGGCAGGTCGTTGTAGGAGTCGGAGTAGGCGAAGCTGCGACCCAGGTCGAGCCCGTGCTCGGCGACGAGGTCGCGGACGGCGTCGGCCTTGGCCGGCCCGTGCAGCATGTCGCCGACCAGGCGCCCGGTGTAGACGCCCTCGACGTGCTCGGCGATCGTGCCCAGCGCCCCGGTCAGACCGAGACGGGCGGCGATGATGCCCGCCATCTCCACCGGGGCCGCGGTCACCAGCCAGACCTGCTGGCCCGCGTCGAGATGCAGCTGGGCGATCGCCCGAGTGCCCGCCCAGATCCGCCGGGCCACGAACTCCTCGTAGACCTCCTCGCTGACCTGGGTGATCTCGGCGACGGTGTGGCCCTCGATGAAGGCGAGCATCGTCTCGCGCGCGTCGGCGACGTGGGCCGCGCTCTCCTTGCCGGCCAGGCGGAAGTAGGTCTGGAACCACAGCGCCTTGGCGATGGTCCGGGCGTCGAAGAAGCCGCGGCGGTAGAGGCCGCGCGCGAAGTGGAAGATCGACGCGCCCTGGACGATCGTGTTGTCCAGGTCGAAGAAGGCGGCGGCGCGCGGGTCGGGCTCGATCGGGGCCTGCGCGCGGACGACGCGCTCCACGTGCACCGCCCCGGCGCCGTGCGGCAGCGCCTCGGTCGGCACCTCCCGCTCCGCTGCGTCCACGGCGTCAGCCTAGGGGCGCTGCGCGGCAGCGGCGGGAGGCGGCAGCGGTGGGAGACGGCAGCGGTGGGAGACGGCACCGGTGCCCCCTGGTGGGACACTGCACGGCGTGGAGCCCGCCGACGCCGTCCGCCCGCCCCGTGTCCGGCTGCTGACCCGGGCCGGCTGCCACCTCTGCGAGGAGGCGCGCCTCGTCGTCGCCCAGGTCTGCGCCGAGACGGGGGAGGCGTACGAGGAGGTCGACCTCGACGCCGCGGCGGCGGCCGACCCGGCCCTCCTGCGCCGCTACACCGACGAGGTCCCCGTCACCTTCGTCGACGGCGCCCAGCACGACTACTGGCGCGTGGACCCCGCCCGGCTCCGCGCCGCGCTCGGACGTCGCGCACGTCACTAGGGCGGGACGGTGCGGCTGCGTAAGGTGGATCGGTGATCTCGGGCCTGCTGCCGGGTCCCGGCACCGGGACCAAGCCGGCGCGCGGCGTCCCCCAGGCGACCGTCGCGCGGCTGCCCGTCTACCACGAGGCGCTCGGGCGGCTCTTCGCCGGGCACGTCGAGGTGGTCAGCAGCACCGCCCTGGCCGAGGCGGCGGGCGTGAGCCCCTCGCAGCTCCGCAAGGACCTGTCCTGCCTCGGGACGTACGGCACGCGCGGCGTCGGCTACGACGTCGCCCGCCTGCAGCGCCAGATCGCGACCCACATCGGCGCCGCCTCGGAGTGGCCCGTCGTCATCGTCGGCGTCGGACACCTCGGCACGGCGCTGGCCAACTACGCCGGCTTCGCGGCGCGCGGGTTCACCCTCGTCGCGCTGGTCGACCCGGCGCCCGCGCGGATCGGCACGTCCATCCAGGGCATCACCGTCTCCGCGCTCACCGACCTCGAAGAGGTCGTCCGCAACACGGGTGCGGTGATCGCGGTCGTCGCCACGCCCGCGGACGCCGCCCAGGAAGTCACCGACCGGCTGGTGCATCAAGGAGTGACGAGCATCCTCAACTTCGCGTCCACCCCGCTGGTGGTGCCTGAAGGAGTCAACGTGCGCAAGGTGGACCTGGGCCAGGAGCTCGCGATCCTCGCCTTCCACGAGCAGCGCAAGGTCGAGGAGGTCTCGTGAGCGTCCTCGCGGTGAGCGTGTCGCACCGGTCGACGTCCATGGCGCGGCTGGCCGCGCTGGCGCTCGACCCCGCGACCGCCGGCAAGCTCGCGCAGACCCTCGTGGGCAGCGAGCACATCGACGAGGCCGTGGTCCTGTCGACCTGCAACCGCACCGAGCTGTGGGCGTCGGTGTCGCGGTTCCACGGCGGCCTCGACGACGCCGTCCTCGCGCTGTCCGACCTGGCCGGTGAGCCGGTCGAGGACCTGCGCGCGATGGCCCGTGTCTTCTTCGACGAGGGCGCCGTCGCGCACGCCTTCTCGGTCGCCTCGGGGCTCGACTCGGTCGTGATGGGCGAGGGCCAGATCCTCGGCCAGGTGCGCGGCGCGCTGGCCCTCTCCCAGGAGCAGGGCACCGTCGGCACCGTGCTGAACGCGCTGTTCCAGCAGGCGATCCGGGTCGGCAAGCGCGTCCAGACCGAGACCGGCGTCGCCGGGGCGGGACGCTCGCTCGTCACCGCGGCGTACGACCTGCTGGTCGAGGCCCAGGGCCCGCTCGACGACCGGCGCGTCCTGGTCGTCGGCGCCGGCGCCATGGCCGGGCTCGCCGCGCGCACCGCGGCGGCCGCCGGCGCGCGGGTGACGTGCGTGAACCGCACCTTCGAGCGCGCGCAGCGCCTGGCCGAGGTCGTGGGCGGGCGCGCCGAGCCCCTGACCCGGCTGTCGGCCGCGCTCGCCGAGACCGACGTCGTCGTCACCTGCACGGGTGCCCGTTCGCTGCACCTGGACTCGGCCGACCTCGCCGGCACCCCGGTGACCGCCGCCGTCGACCTCGCGCTCCCCGCGGACATCTCCGCCGACGTGACGTCGCTGGGCATCCTGCTGGTCAACCTCGACCTGCTCGTGGCCACCCGGTCGGAGACCTCGACTCCCGAGGTCGAGGCCGCCCGCGCGCTGGTGCGCTCCGAGGTCGGCGACTTCCTGGGTGCCCGTCGCGCGGCGGCGGTCGCACCGACGGTCGTGGCCCTGCGGTCGATGGCCTCGCAGGTCGTCGCCGCGGAGATGAAGCGCCTCGACGCGCGCGTCCCGGGCCTCGACGACCACGAGCGCGAGGAGGTGGGCCGGACCATGCGGCGCATCGCCGACAAGCTGCTGCACCAGCCGACCGTGCGGGTCAAGGAGCTCTCCGCCGACCCCGACGCGCTCGACTACGCCGCTGCGCTGCGCGAGCTGTTCGCGCTCGACCCCCAGGCCGTGGCGGCGGTCATGTCTCCCGAGACGAACGCCTAGCACGCCCGGCGAGCGGGCAGGATGAGGCCCCTCATGACCGACCCGTCGCCGACCGACGAGCCCGCCGGGCTCGGGGCCCCCGCGCTCCGCCTCGGCGCGCGGACCTCGCCGCTGGCCCGGGCGCAGGTGGACCTGGTGGCCGCGCTGCTCGCCGGCGACGGGACGCGCTCGTCCTTCGTCGGCGTCACCACCACCGGCGACGTCGACCCCCGGCTGCTGACCGAGATCGGTGGGACCGGGGTCTTCGCCAACGCGGTGCGCGACGCGCTGCGGACGGGCAAGATCGACTGCGCGGTGCACTCGCTCAAGGACCTGCCGACGGCGCCCGAACCTGATCTTGAGGTGATCAGCGTCCCGGCCCGCGAGGACGTGCGCGACGTGATCGTCGGCTCCACCCTCGCCGACCTGCCCGACGGGGCCCGCGTCGGCACCGGGGCACCGCGCCGGGCGATGCAGCTCCTCGCGTGGGCGGAGGAGCACGGCCGCCACCTCGAGGTCGTGCCCGTGCGGGGCAACGTCGACACCCGGATCGAGCTCGCCCGTGGCGGTGGCCTGGACGCCGTGGTCCTGGCCGGCGCCGGCCTGCGCCGGCTCGGGCACCTGCCTCCTGGGAACGGTCCTTTGTCGGGATCTGACAAAGGAGACACCGTTGTCAGAGGACTGCCCGCCGAGGTCCTCGGCGAGGACGTGATGCTGCCGGCCCCCGGTCAGGGCGCGCTGGGGCTCGAGGTGCACCGGGCGGCACCCGCCGCCGTACGCTCCGCCGTCCTGCTCCTCGACGACCCGGTCGCCCACGCCGAGGTGCGGGCGGAGCGGGCCTTCCTCGCGACGCTCGAGGCGGGGTGCACGGCACCGGTGGGGGTCCGTGCGCGGGTCACGGGTCGCCGTGGTAACGCCCTCGATTTGACTATGCGGGCGGTTGTTGAGAGAACGTTGCTGGACACGTTGTCAGTAACGACCAAAAGCCCACCTCCGGTGCGCAGCGACGTCTCCGGGTCGACGACCGACCCGGCGCAGTTCGGTGCAGACCTGGCGAGGTCGGTGCTCGCACTGCTGTCCGACGAGGGCCGGCGCCGCGCCGGTCCTGCGCCGGCCCGACACGATGGAGCCACGTGAGCACAACGTCCGTCCCCACATCCAGCGACTCCGCCTCGAGCTCGTCCAGCACCCGTGGTCGGGTGATCTTCGTCGGTGCTGGCCCGGGCGATCCTGATCTTCTGACCCTCGGGGCCATCGCCGCCCTCGCCGACGCGAGCGCGGTGATCTTGGACGACGAGCGGCAGCGCGAGATCCTCGGCCACCCGGCGATCACCCTCGGCGAGGACGCCTCCGTCACGGCGCTCGGCTTCACCGACGGGCAGAAGCCGCTCACGCCGTCGGCCCGGGCGCGCGTGGTGATCAAGCAGGCCGCCGGGGGCGGCCGCGTGGTGCGTCTGGTCAACGGCGACCCCTTCTGGGACAACGCGGTGGCCGACGAGGCCGCCGCCTGCGTGCGCGGCGGCATCGACTTCGAGGTCGTGCCCGGGGTGTCGAGCCTGACCGCGGTCCCGGAGTATGCGGGCATCGACCTCGTCCACGCCGGCGGGGTGCAGTTCGCGTCGATGACCGACGGCCGCTTCACCAAGGTCGGCACCGCCCCCTGGGGCAACGCCGCGACCGTCGTGGTCAGCACGCTGGTGCAGCACCTCCAGGGCCTGGTCGACGCCGCGCTGGCCGCGGGCCGTCCGGCCGACGACCACGTCGTGCTGACGCTGCACGGCGGGAGCACCAACCAGGTGACGGTTCCCTGCCGGCTCGACGAGGTCGTCGTCGCCGTCTCCGCGACCGAGGCCCCGGGCGCCGACCCGGTCCACGTGATCATGGGCGTCGCCGCCGAGCAGCGCGGCGAGCTCAGCTGGTACGAGACCAAGCCGCTCTTCGGCTGGCGCGTCCTCGTGCCCCGCACCAAGGACCAGGCCGCACCGATGGTCGCGCGGCTGCGCACCTACGGCGCGCACAGCGAGGAGGTGCCGACCATCTCGGTCGAGCCGCCCCGCAGCCCGCTGCAGATGGACAAGGCCATCCGCGGCCTCGTCGAGGGCCGCTACGAGTGGATCGCCTTCACCTCGGTGAACGCCGTCAAGGCCGTGCGCGAGAAGTTCGAGGAGTACGGCCTCGACGCCCGGGCCTTCTCCGGGCTCAAGGTCGCCGTCGTCGGTGACGTCACCGCGGCCGCGCTGCGGGCGTGGGGCATCGAGCCCGACCTGGTGCCGGCCGGGGAGCAGTCCGCCGCCGGCCTGGCCGACGAGTTCCCCCCGTACGACGAGGTGCTCGACCCGATCAACCGGGTCTTCCTGCCGCGCGCCGACATCGCCACCGAGACCCTCGCGGCCGGGCTCGTCGAGCTCGGCTGGGAGGTCGAGGACGTCACCGCGTATCGCACCGTGCGTGCCGCCCCGCCGCCCGCCGAGGTCCGCGAGGCGATCAAGACCGGCAAGTTCGACGCGGTCGTCTTCACGTCGTCCTCGACGGTGCGCAACCTCGTCGGCATCGCCGGCAAGCCGCATCCCGGGACGATCATCGCCGCGATCGGCCCGGCCACGCAGAAGACCTGCGAGGAGCACGGCCTCCGCGTCGACGTCGTCGCCGGCAAGCCGTCGGTCGTCGCCCTGGCGGACGCGCTGGCCTCCTTCGCCGCGGACCGTCGCGACGCGATGGTCGCCGCGGGCGAGGTCGTCCAGCGCCCGTCGCAGCGCAAGGCGCCGAGCCGCCGGGTCTAGCAGCCGTCTCGCGCAGCAGGGCCGGTCGGGTCTCCGACCGGCCCTGCTGCACGTGTCGACGGCTTGAGCGGCGGACTGCCCTCAGCGGCGCCACTCCGGCGGGGCCGGGCTGATGATCGGGTCGAGCGCGAGGTCGGTGAAGCTCAGCCCCGGGTTGTCGCGGGTCGTGCCCGTGAAGCCGACCTGGAAGTCGACGAGGTACTCGACCTCGTTGTCCGCCGTGATGCGGAACGGCTGGTCGTGCCCGGGGTAGATCGCGTCGGACATGTCGACGAGCTTGCCGACCGAGCGGTTCGCCATCTCCTCGTCCCAGAAGACGAGGGCGTTGCGCCGCTGCTGCGCGACCAGCGCGTTCTGGATCGAGTCGCCGGTCACCACCGCGAGGCCGTCGGCCGTCGACACCGCCGCGGCGACGGTCCCTGCCGAGTGCCCGGGCGCCTCGACGACCCCGACGCCCGGCGCGAGCTCGTCGCCCTCGCGGACGTGGCGGATGTCGTACTGGTCGAGCATCGCCTTGGTCCACGCCGGCGTCGCGTGGTCGCCCGGGTGCGGGTTCGAGATGTAGTTGAGCTCCTCGGGGTGGGCGTAGACCACCGCGTTGTCGAAGTACTGGATGCACTGCACGTGGTCCCAGTGGGCGTGGGTCAGCAGCAGCACGTCCACGTCGGAGGCGGTGAGGCCGCGCGCCGCGAGCTCGCGGCGCAGCGCCACGCCGCGACCGAAGTGCCCGGTGTCGACGACGATCCGGGTGAGTCCGCCCTTGCCGTCCGGCACCTCGATGAGGTTGACGCCGCAGAAGGCGATGTCGCCCTGGTCGGTCTCCACGTGCAGGCCGTGCAGCAGGGTGTCGATCGTGGGTCGGGCGGGCTCGGTCATGGCGCTGGTTCCTCCTCGAGGGTGCCGGGGACGGCCGGTGCGACCGTCCCCGGTTCATAGCCGGACGATCGGTGACGTTACCGTTCCGTGATATTCCAGGCCGCACCCGGGTCGTCCATCAGGGGTGCGACCGACGGCCGAGAGGACCTCATGACCACCCCAGACGCCCAGCTCCTGCGCGGCCGGCGCCGCCCCGGCGGGCTCGGAGGCCGCTTCCGGCGGATCGGCTCGCGCTGGTCGTGGACGGCCATGCTGTGGCTCTGGCTGCTCTACGGCATGAACGCCAACATGCGCAGCTGGATCCAGACCGTGCAGCCG from Microlunatus sagamiharensis includes the following:
- a CDS encoding HAD family hydrolase, yielding MDAAEREVPTEALPHGAGAVHVERVVRAQAPIEPDPRAAAFFDLDNTIVQGASIFHFARGLYRRGFFDARTIAKALWFQTYFRLAGKESAAHVADARETMLAFIEGHTVAEITQVSEEVYEEFVARRIWAGTRAIAQLHLDAGQQVWLVTAAPVEMAGIIAARLGLTGALGTIAEHVEGVYTGRLVGDMLHGPAKADAVRDLVAEHGLDLGRSFAYSDSYNDLPMLSIVGHACAINPDRRLAAHAEEQDWQVRDFRTGRRAARLGLLGAGVTGAVAGAVATGVAVTRRVRRG
- a CDS encoding glutaredoxin family protein is translated as MEPADAVRPPRVRLLTRAGCHLCEEARLVVAQVCAETGEAYEEVDLDAAAAADPALLRRYTDEVPVTFVDGAQHDYWRVDPARLRAALGRRARH
- a CDS encoding redox-sensing transcriptional repressor Rex, encoding MISGLLPGPGTGTKPARGVPQATVARLPVYHEALGRLFAGHVEVVSSTALAEAAGVSPSQLRKDLSCLGTYGTRGVGYDVARLQRQIATHIGAASEWPVVIVGVGHLGTALANYAGFAARGFTLVALVDPAPARIGTSIQGITVSALTDLEEVVRNTGAVIAVVATPADAAQEVTDRLVHQGVTSILNFASTPLVVPEGVNVRKVDLGQELAILAFHEQRKVEEVS
- a CDS encoding glutamyl-tRNA reductase, translated to MSVLAVSVSHRSTSMARLAALALDPATAGKLAQTLVGSEHIDEAVVLSTCNRTELWASVSRFHGGLDDAVLALSDLAGEPVEDLRAMARVFFDEGAVAHAFSVASGLDSVVMGEGQILGQVRGALALSQEQGTVGTVLNALFQQAIRVGKRVQTETGVAGAGRSLVTAAYDLLVEAQGPLDDRRVLVVGAGAMAGLAARTAAAAGARVTCVNRTFERAQRLAEVVGGRAEPLTRLSAALAETDVVVTCTGARSLHLDSADLAGTPVTAAVDLALPADISADVTSLGILLVNLDLLVATRSETSTPEVEAARALVRSEVGDFLGARRAAAVAPTVVALRSMASQVVAAEMKRLDARVPGLDDHEREEVGRTMRRIADKLLHQPTVRVKELSADPDALDYAAALRELFALDPQAVAAVMSPETNA
- the hemC gene encoding hydroxymethylbilane synthase, which produces MTDPSPTDEPAGLGAPALRLGARTSPLARAQVDLVAALLAGDGTRSSFVGVTTTGDVDPRLLTEIGGTGVFANAVRDALRTGKIDCAVHSLKDLPTAPEPDLEVISVPAREDVRDVIVGSTLADLPDGARVGTGAPRRAMQLLAWAEEHGRHLEVVPVRGNVDTRIELARGGGLDAVVLAGAGLRRLGHLPPGNGPLSGSDKGDTVVRGLPAEVLGEDVMLPAPGQGALGLEVHRAAPAAVRSAVLLLDDPVAHAEVRAERAFLATLEAGCTAPVGVRARVTGRRGNALDLTMRAVVERTLLDTLSVTTKSPPPVRSDVSGSTTDPAQFGADLARSVLALLSDEGRRRAGPAPARHDGAT
- a CDS encoding bifunctional uroporphyrinogen-III C-methyltransferase/uroporphyrinogen-III synthase translates to MSTTSVPTSSDSASSSSSTRGRVIFVGAGPGDPDLLTLGAIAALADASAVILDDERQREILGHPAITLGEDASVTALGFTDGQKPLTPSARARVVIKQAAGGGRVVRLVNGDPFWDNAVADEAAACVRGGIDFEVVPGVSSLTAVPEYAGIDLVHAGGVQFASMTDGRFTKVGTAPWGNAATVVVSTLVQHLQGLVDAALAAGRPADDHVVLTLHGGSTNQVTVPCRLDEVVVAVSATEAPGADPVHVIMGVAAEQRGELSWYETKPLFGWRVLVPRTKDQAAPMVARLRTYGAHSEEVPTISVEPPRSPLQMDKAIRGLVEGRYEWIAFTSVNAVKAVREKFEEYGLDARAFSGLKVAVVGDVTAAALRAWGIEPDLVPAGEQSAAGLADEFPPYDEVLDPINRVFLPRADIATETLAAGLVELGWEVEDVTAYRTVRAAPPPAEVREAIKTGKFDAVVFTSSSTVRNLVGIAGKPHPGTIIAAIGPATQKTCEEHGLRVDVVAGKPSVVALADALASFAADRRDAMVAAGEVVQRPSQRKAPSRRV